The window AGCATGATCAGAACCCAAGTTTCTCTGCTGATCTACCTTCTCCCTCGTTATCACAATCAAATCTTTTTTGAtcaaatccattttttctaTCACATTTTGCAGATCTTGATAGAAGTACATGCAATTGATTTGTTCATCAACACCATCATCAGTTGTTGCTGCTGCAGATAGCTGAATAGTGTCAATTATGTAGGATTCAATCACATCTTCAGCTGTATGACTTGCATCTGCAATGCCAAATAGGAATGTGTTACAGACATGGCAATGAATCagattttattcaaaaatagaaCATGTGCCATATTTGATTTcatctaaataaaaattaataaaatcctAGTCAAATACCTATATCATCCCTAATCGACAGCAAAACATACTCCctgtcccatagaaatatatcatatttcttttttcgtatGTTCCATACAAATAGTCCATATCTAtttatgacaattttttttctccttgtcttttatttatcttttatggGTTTCACCatccactacacaatttcaattaccttttctcttttctcttttactttaccaattatgcattaaaactcgtgccaattccaagtgacctatttctatAGAGCGAAGGGAGTAAATAATTtgcaatattcataaaaaaatataaaaaatgagaagtAATTTATTGCCAGAAATGTTAATCTTCACAATACAATAGATCATCAATAATAcatatggaaaaataaatactacgtTAGCATCTATCGAAGTTCCAACAAATAACAGAGCTTGCTTAagcattttgaaaaaatctaCTGACCCATAATGCGTATCTCCAATGGATCTGCTTCATCGCTGTAGTCGTAGGGTGACTTGTATCCTTCGAGAAATTCCTGCAAGAAGGTAACTACTCGTGTGAGAGATTCGACTTGTTGGTTGTCCAGAGAAATCGGAGGGGAAGGATGAGTTTCGATATCATCTATGATACGCATGAGAGATACCAGAGCTGCATAAGCAGCCATCTTAATTCTATGAACAATGCACAAACTAAACACAATGTGAATTGAATTGATCAGATGAATATGGTATCTCGACACCAAAATTCAGTCTTGAAGCTTTTTTATGAGATACAatacaaagaaagaaagaaagcaaTGATATTATGAAGAAGAACGTGATTTTTAcaagatatttttatgagcAGTAGCATTACTTTTATTAGcaacacaaatttattacTGTTGCGTTTGGCTGTTGGAGTAGTCAACTTTCATTTTACtgatattttatactatgttaaaagtgtaacgTATTAATATACAGTGTGGGCCTTCCGCGactaaacaaaataacaagaaatgctgtcatcaaattttttgttactataaattaaatactactttttccgtctcataatagatgacaCGCTTGTGGAttgacacgggattttagaagatgttttgtgtgttaagtggaaaaagaaaatagtactccctccgttccttgttaatagaaGCATTTAGGGTATccacaatggtggccctcTTAGGCATGCCCAAGCCACCATTTCTTGGGGCATGCCCAACAAACTTGGCCCTGCCCGTGAAAACTTGGCCAccacaatggtggccctcCGGGCCagcaattaaaattatttttaacattttctgttatattttaattttagctatcataaatattatttgtatataataattaaaacacatagaaataattaaaataaaaaaaaatttcattttattattataaaagggaaaattaaacaacgaaaattttcgatacaACGCGAACAACAAAGAGAACCCCTATCACGCTGCGCCCCCTCCTCTACGGTTCCAGACCTCTTCAACCAAATCAGCCTGCAGTGTTGAATATGATATTTCACTCCGCATATTGGTGAAGCGCTGAATCAAGTACTCATTACTGCGTGGTACACCCATCTGCAGAGGAGGGGTTGCAATACCGTGACTTGTGCTAGCACAATCTTCCGGTGCCCAGCGCTCTGCAACAAAGCCTTCATCctctattatcatattgtgcaatatgatacaCGCAGTCATGATGTCTGCGACATCATTATCGTGCCATAGTCGAACCGGACACCGTATAATGGCCCATCGCGATTGGAGGACTCCAAAAGCCCGCTCAACATCCTTCCTAGCACTCTCTtgtttttttgcaaaataagtCTGCTTCGGCCCAACTGGTTGTCGGATCGTCTTGACAAACACGGGCCAGCGAGGGTATATTCCATCGGCCAAATAGTATGCCCTGCTGTACTGCGTGCCATTGGCCATGAAGCTGATTTGCGGACCCTCACCCCGGGACTCATCATTGAAGAGATGAGATGATTGTAgaacgttgatgtcgttgttcgacccagCGACACCAAAATACGCATGTCAGATTCGCAAGCGGTAGTCAACAACGacttcaaggatcatcgtgggatctCGCTCTTTGAAACCATAAGTAAATTGCCCCTTCCAAGCCACCGGGCAGTTCCTCCACTCCCAGTGCATGCAATCTATGCTGCCCATCATACTCGGAAAATGATGCACAGTCCCGTGCATATTTACCAGTCTCTGGCATTCCTCgtgatggggtttggtgccccttgcacagtggaagacttgtacaaaacaaataaatcagacacggaTCTATTCGACCGATtgtgcgattaatcaattcacatgttaaacagataattgcatgctagaacgcaaataattcatgctcaaagatagtaaatcctaaaacatgaatccTACGgattagagttaccgattttgattctccaaagaatcgtcgattgctcgcgccttctccacgtgatgatcttcaatactagaccatggatcttctctctggttcccgaactgtatctcgatatcagggtgggctgatcttatcaaaatactaggacttgaataaagaagagagagaagaaatccttttgggaaaagaAGTAGAAATCGAAATCTCCTTCAGCTGgaggggccgaaaatttcgaaaatttcaagtatgaaaattgtgattcttctgtctcctttattctcctatttatattaagttccttttgggcccagaccagggatctatggaaggttttggatatgggctcccccaattagctttttactaattaaattgaacccacaatttaatacaaggcttatattggaatattacgagcagccactacgtgaagtaatattgaactctccccatccaaatctgaaattacaagtaatccgggtttacgttatttattatttatttcccgcgcttaagatataaatgtcaattaattaattaatgtctgctatggacttaattaattaatatcttattaattctaagagtggacttagcaagaaatacttatttattattcatagagtaataaaactccaactggccagttttccgaataataaaaccttgttcgagctcctcttgaggacattatcaaacgaaaCTCACCTCatgcacgtttcaacataatagcaatcctagcaccgctagatattaatcaccactacccaatatatcgggattattgggttgcgaaaaacccgcaccatttgataagtcaaagtagtgcataatcaataccgtatgcacaatgctaacatatgtagattaagaaataacattttatcaagacctagtctttcagtagatagcataaagacacgtcttgctgttagatccgttcggtgctataccacaccaatgtcaaattatttcagtaagacttagaaatatgcggaccgacattgcaacctttcacgataggtagccaaagcctatctaggttgtgaaattcttctttttcttttgcaaagcattgcatagatctgaccgtgttaccttaaagtggatgacgcccacaaccggtctactaagcaaaagacttagactttgtttacttcttatgcatttaaatgtttgtaaaacatcttataaatgcacaagcaaacacaatgtaataataatagtgattctattcgtgcgagactgctcgaataatactgaatcgggttaaaagtggattgtagagttttacgtatacaagcaagattctattcgcgcgaaccttgctcgaaacatgcttttcagtataccaaacctaacaatctcccacttatactcaaaacatgctttcgagtatacccactgccaaaaactctcccacttattcTCAAAGTAGGTCTTTGtactagatatatcgaactaccattcatttcactaagtgaaagaaaaatctgcttggttgttctctgattatatctttttcaccataatgtctttgctgcgtacttgatctttaattaatttcatccccatatgtgattgcttagcttaataaactcgtgtgtcccttgagttagccttTACTAGagtaatccaaaaaaataatactcgtAGGCGtactcaaacttacgattaaagctattaggaagatattcctaaggtaaacacatattcagaggatgacttactcgatcactgattagtcataaaactaagacagtgtaaccccaaggacattacatgaatgactggtaaactagaatataattactagtctttctcaagcactagggtatattcattacctcaatcaaaatcctttgccatggttaatatgatatatacttgctatgcataagcacaactaatatcaaacttagtacacattatagcatacatgagacaactatctccgaaactagtctcataattTTTGATCTCAATAAGCGTCAAACGACACCtgactagagacaagacaattccatcttgagaggtataaaccttttcatggaatttctaatgcttaaatgttccaagcaatgtgtagatataggattcctaagagaatgtcaacattctttctagcatcttaaaaggacttagatgctaagaatgtaattagtttctcttagatcatttatcttaaactgggtagacaaccagtttcctacgccagatgccaatcttagttgtttgcaacttttgtagatttcatcatcgtagagtaccaataataccatatgtaatgcactttcaacttccttgtgcttacagCACTGTTAAGGGcacaagtcaaattccaaatatttgacaattttaataaaacacatatactctgatttagatgcttgcctaagaccacgaaggtctatataagcttccaatcatgcgtttcttgcccttaattacatatcccattagaatgttctagtagatgatttcctcaagacttctatttatagaaggctgtcttgacaatcataatacatacattctaatttatgtaagttctaatagacaatatgatcGAATAAATCCTGGCACAACGATAGCGAGAAGATGATTCTCTTTGGGTATAACCCAAtgtcattgtctagccatttgcaatccacatttacacttgcaaagatacttgctcccactgactgacacaACCTATAGATagtattgcaagtcttgtaaaacatgttgtctatcttagattgtaatATGAAATCTATCACCCTTTTCTAAGAcgattatccaaattaaccaatactacattgtagttaaagggattatgttcaagttaatctaagactgagtcttacgacactcttagacccatgaacttgttgtgttccagtggaacgctcccactacgacatggttcttacaatcttaggtactgaagttgattttattagtgcaaaagtttctaatggtatcacttcttggtaatgtggaaaatccgatatttctctctttattttgagagttatcacgtTGTTAGGCTTGAagttcatctcttgatcttcatacaagaattatatctttgaagattacagaacttataaccttagaacttataaccttacatcatttgggacaaaccttaaaacatgcctcagtactcaactccaatttcttggactcttttccaacacgtgttggaacaacattacaccttgagatgtgctagactagagacgctctagtccacaactcgtgttttgtagaaggtactgatgttggtagtttctttaacgCTTAAaatgagtacaactcatcacttaatcaaacttgtctttgaaagacttcgattccttcttacataactatcccattcattagatgaatgcttggattcgttaatggagattagactcccactactgatcataaccctttgctcgtttccttatggtgtaaaccattgagacttgctagtctttctatgttgaacttctataagtattctgaatctcttgaaaaatcaaatgattctaactcatagtgcatcaaatagactttctcaactctcaagctatttaacgaaatgttaaaatcttgatagtctagatcagttcgaacaatttctaagtattttcttggccttaaggctaagagccataaatactttatcattcaatgattaagaagttgatgtgttgttgaatactcaaccttgtcgcacttatattattttaatactatgatgccttaagcatcaaccataaaacaatagttgagcattaatagctcccactgcaacaaaaacctaactggatcaagatctcttacttagaagttgcattgtcatgtaagtcattgtccttctataaaataggtcaatccaactcacaaagcatcttttctcgctttaaacaaacttcgATGACAATCcaggctctcccatttccatatctagtcttttgttcaaatgaactaggacttaagaaaaatgcagcctttatgaattcgtcatctatcatgttactttcctctaacaATAACAtaacgactattattctgaagattttctacttttcagttaaaccttcttatagtcatttcttgttactttaggcgatgacttgtgtcagaaactatttgagtgatcaaaagatcctcaaaacattctgtcactctaggatattccaatcgaatcatcttgacagattctattgatatccatctttcatcgttattaaccaagacttgtcgagctacttaacggaaaatagcttgaccttattcctcaaagaacttgtcaagtacatgcataatgcattctcgaacattcttcgtggaattatgtcgaggaaatggaggacatgaatcattgagtataaactccaagctttcagcgatgagaatcttatccattttcgtttccggtctacataatttaggcattcgagttgtctttctttaaggatcgcagacaaatattaaatgacataatgaagatttggcaaataaacttattatcacatactcatgctcaatacataatcacaaataaccacaaaacaattatgtatcttacaacagcaaaattaataaattgtatcatcctctggaggttaatacgcattaaaattttgacaattttactggtcacaacatcGACGCATCAATTGCTTCCTCCTCTGGAGGTTGATATGCCTAATGCTGCCTAAGCAcaaccatcagatttagcattacagaattttatttctacaacacactcccataaaaatgttcatgtgctgataacaaaaccaagctatctcataaattctgattgaaccctgaaactcgcagttccttaggattattgtccccactctgcaggtggcaataatattgggaaccactttctagttcattctatttattatgtgagaagtccgcccttatgaacttgctgttttcgtaggattattgtccctactctgtaggtggcgataatattagaaaatcagcttcacaaaatttggcagacCAACCGATGAagaccgtatacaacgcacttgttgtaatcatcacttagatatttttatatggtttttgcataattatcacataagcagataaagcagataatccacttaaaatagataaacaccaaataaacagataaatccatttaatgcatggcaTTTAAACACACATGATAATTAacgacaattatttaatctagtcaagggagaatcaattaaataattaagttttatcttggataatgtTTATCCaattcatttaggatttatcaagatagtaTTAACTATCTAAACccatttaggattattctagattttatttcgataaaatcaaatcctacaattcaagataacgttgatctaggattatcattatttaaatcgtactaggatattactagatagaaacaattccatcataatccataagataaaaataaaatcctatcaaccaagatttatacaaatcttaattctatttagaatagatatccagaatatatcaaacattacttaggatttcttagataaataaatttatctaaatccaattaaataaggattttcttatatatcattaacatcctaatctatctaggacatacatccaaaagataaggataacttggattaatacttattttaatccatctaagatttgtcttaatagaattaaatctattcaaatccataggataaaataaatcaatattaatattaattctaatccatctaggatttaacttggagtaaatccatataaatccatagaattaaataatattatattataattattcaaatctatccaagatttatctaggaacaaatccatataaatctataagataagaataaaatattatattatcactatccaaatccatctagaatttatctatgaataaattcatataaactcataggataagaataaaataatattatcattatctaaatccaactaggatGTGTGTAGGaataaatccacattaatccataggatataaataataattaaattgccattatccaaatttaactaggattcatctaggaattaaatccctacaaatccataaaataagaataaaatccataattaatccatgatttaatataaaatcaaatcttatataatatataaaatccacaatatatattcaaatcttaattctaaattaatcttaaaattatttccaaatttagtTACCGAGGTTTAGAAAACCTAACAAAATTaggaaatttctccaaaattagTTACAGGGTTCCTAAACCCTAACAAATTTTGGAATTGACGTCACCAAGCCTGGGAACTGCCACAGCACAGCTCCCACTCGGACCGCACCCTTTGAGCCTCTGATCGGACCGCCAGGGCAGTCTTTTGGGCTGCTCTCGGCTGAAACGAAACTGTCCAGCCTGCACCCAAACTGCCCAAATCCGCAGCTTGCCCAATTCACGGCTGCTTCTGCAGCTGCTTCACCGTAGCCGCTGTTTTGCGTCGCTGAACTGCTGCCCGATCGTTAATTCAGGAAGTCGAATCTGTTCTCTAAATTCTCTTTCAGCGAACTCGTGT is drawn from Salvia hispanica cultivar TCC Black 2014 chromosome 6, UniMelb_Shisp_WGS_1.0, whole genome shotgun sequence and contains these coding sequences:
- the LOC125195018 gene encoding probable disease resistance RPP8-like protein 2, which produces MAAYAALVSLMRIIDDIETHPSPPISLDNQQVESLTRVVTFLQEFLEGYKSPYDYSDEADPLEIRIMDASHTAEDVIESYIIDTIQLSAAATTDDGVDEQINCMYFYQDLQNVIEKMDLIKKDLIVITREKVDQQRNLGSDHAGLRSSPTEKNHLMIGFDDVLLELLDRLVRGRGSREIIPIVGMGGIGKTTLAKGVFEHKLIKEHFDICVWATISQEYNLRETLRQVLSQARGYLSNESEKDLGEILYKYLSSRRYLVIMDDMWNIEVWDKMKIFFPENNNE
- the LOC125195019 gene encoding protein ALP1-like, whose translation is MANGTQYSRAYYLADGIYPRWPVFVKTIRQPVGPKQTYFAKKQESARKDVERAFGVLQSRWAIIRCPVRLWHDNDVADIMTACIILHNMIIEDEGFVAERWAPEDCASTSHGIATPPLQMGVPRSNEYLIQRFTNMRSEISYSTLQADLVEEVWNRRGGGAA